TTCGGTACAAAAATCATGCAGCCCAGAAACAGCACGGCAAAAACCACCAGCATGCCGTAGTTATCCCAAATACGGGAAATCCCCGCTCCGGTTTTCTTCTTCGGAGTCGCTGTCGTCGCCGTTGAGTCTGTTTTCCTCGTGGGCAAGGTGTTAGTCGGCATAGTTTTACTCCTTGGCGGTCAGGCAACCGCGGGTTCTATATCAGGGGTTCGTAACATCGCCAAACTCAGCGCTTTCTGCTCAGTGGCCTCATCGTGCAGGAGTTCACCGGATACCGCGCCTTCACGCATCACAATGATACGGTCAGCCAGTCCAAGCACTTCCGGCAGATCGCTGGAAGCGAACAGAACGGCGATGCCCTGTTTCGCCAGCTCATAAATGACGTGATAGATTTCATGTTTGGCGCCGACGTCAATCCCGCGCGTTGGCTCATCCAGCAGAATGACTTTCATCTCTTCGGATAACCAGCGGCCTAAAATCGCCTTCTGCTGGTTGCCGCCGGAAAGATTCATCATCAACTGTCCCGCGCTGGGGGTTTTAATATTCAGCGCCTGAATGCGTTGTTGCGCATTCTGATCTTCCCATTGATTATTAATGATAAAACCGGCTTTCAGGCTCTTGCGCCGCGCGCTGATATTGATGTTGTCGCGTACCGAATGAACGGCGATGATCCCCTCCGCTTTGCGATCCTCAGGGCAAAGCATGATCCCCTGTCGGATCGCATCGATCGGCGAGTTGACGACTATCGGCTTACCATCCAACAACACTTCTCCGCCGGTGATTTGGGTTGCGCCGAACAGCCCTTTCAGCAGCTCGCTGCGCCCGGCGCCCACCAGCCCGAATAACCCGACAATTTCGCCCTGGCGCACGTGCAGCGAAACCTTGGATTTCACTCCCGGCGCTTTTACCTCTTTCAAGGTCAGGCGCTCCTCGCCGTGCTGCCGAGAGGAGTAACCATAGATATCCCCCAAATCTCGCCCGACCATCGCCTGTACCAGCAGTTCATGGTTCACCTGCCGCATGTCATCGAACGTGCGCACATATTGACCATCTTTAAACACGGTGATGGCGTCGCTCAGTGCGAAAATCTCCTCCATGCGGTGCGAGACATACAAAATCACCCGGCCTTCGCTGCGCAACTCGCGGATGACGCGGAACAACTGTTCGATTTCCCGCGCGGATAGCGAACTGGTGGGTTCATCAAAGGCAATAATCTTGGCGTTGCGGGCCAGCGCTTTGGCGATTTCCACCATTTGCCACTGGCCGATGGAAAGGTATTTGAGCGGGGTATCGGGATCGATATCCAACCCCAGATGGTCGAGCTGCAACTGGCTCTCATAGCGCATCAGCGAATAATTGACCATGCCGTATTTATGCGGAAACTGACCAAGGTAGATATTCTCCGCCACCGTCATTTCCGGCACCAGATGCAACTCCTGATAGATGATTGCGACGCCTTTATTCAGCGCATCCATCGTATTGTTGAACCGCACGGGCTGGCCTTGGATATGGATTTCCCCGGATGAAGGCAAATAATTACCGCTCAAAATCTTTAATAGCGTCGATTTACCCGCTCCGTTTTCTCCCATCAAGGCATGGATCTGCCCGGCATGACAGGAAAAACTGATATCCGTCAGCGCTTTCACGCCGGGAAACGTTTTTCCAATGCCATGAAATGATAAGTAAGGTGACGGTGCTGTCATGTCCATTTCCTCGTGGTTAAACGGTAATCAACCGTTACAGCAAGCCTTTCTTCTCCAACTCGACTTTGAAGTTGTCGCGG
This window of the Brenneria goodwinii genome carries:
- the araG gene encoding L-arabinose ABC transporter ATP-binding protein AraG, coding for MTAPSPYLSFHGIGKTFPGVKALTDISFSCHAGQIHALMGENGAGKSTLLKILSGNYLPSSGEIHIQGQPVRFNNTMDALNKGVAIIYQELHLVPEMTVAENIYLGQFPHKYGMVNYSLMRYESQLQLDHLGLDIDPDTPLKYLSIGQWQMVEIAKALARNAKIIAFDEPTSSLSAREIEQLFRVIRELRSEGRVILYVSHRMEEIFALSDAITVFKDGQYVRTFDDMRQVNHELLVQAMVGRDLGDIYGYSSRQHGEERLTLKEVKAPGVKSKVSLHVRQGEIVGLFGLVGAGRSELLKGLFGATQITGGEVLLDGKPIVVNSPIDAIRQGIMLCPEDRKAEGIIAVHSVRDNINISARRKSLKAGFIINNQWEDQNAQQRIQALNIKTPSAGQLMMNLSGGNQQKAILGRWLSEEMKVILLDEPTRGIDVGAKHEIYHVIYELAKQGIAVLFASSDLPEVLGLADRIIVMREGAVSGELLHDEATEQKALSLAMLRTPDIEPAVA